From the Lolium rigidum isolate FL_2022 chromosome 2, APGP_CSIRO_Lrig_0.1, whole genome shotgun sequence genome, one window contains:
- the LOC124690812 gene encoding beta-1,3-galactosyltransferase pvg3-like, producing MPAPSNLLKSIANDAKQKAAMRKQAVHGFPRLSSTSKALILLPVLLLAFIYLIVYPKEFELQALMSSCGQPQNAYTAAANGSSTTVQAYAREPDFRLLIGILTRADFYERRHLLRMVYGLQLASPDLAAHIDVRFVFCRLYKDDQRVLIPLEILAHGDIIVLDACEENLNGGKTHTFFTAAASLYADAPYDYVMKADDDIMFRLPELVASLGAMPRQDMYYGATIPCGSMDPSKGYMSGMGYALSWDLVEWLAGAEEVTKGRIVGTEDKMTGEWLRLGGKGKNRFNAKPAMYDYPLPVPIDSCSHAFVPDTIAVHRLKDNPRWAHALDYFNFTAGLKSSKFYKFDA from the coding sequence ATGCCGGCGCCGAGCAATCTCCTCAAGTCCATTGCCAACGACGCGAAGCAGAAGGCCGCGATGAGGAAGCAGGCCGTCCATGGCTTCCCGAGGCTGTCGAGCACCAGCAAGGCTCTCATCCTgctccccgtcctcctcctcgccttcatctacctcatcgtctaccccAAGGAGTTCGAGCTGCAGGCGCTCATGAGCTCCTGCGGCCAACCACAAAACgcctacaccgccgccgccaacggctcCTCAACGACCGTCCAGGCGTACGCCCGGGAGCCCGACTTCCGGCTGCTCATCGGCATCCTCACCCGCGCCGACTTCTACgagcgccgccacctcctccgcatGGTCTACGGCCTGCAGCTCGCCTCCCCGGACCTCGCCGCGCACATCGACGTGCGCTTCGTCTTCTGCCGCCTCTACAAGGACGACCAGCGGGTGCTCATCCCGCTCGAGATCCTCGCGCACGGCGACATCATCGTGCTCGACGCCTGCGAGGAGAACCTCAACGGCGGGAAGACCCACACCTTCTTCACCGCCGCGGCCTCCCTCTACGCCGACGCGCCCTACGACTACGTGATGAAGGCCGACGACGACATCATGTTCCGGCTGCCCGAGCTGGTGGCGTCGCTGGGGGCCATGCCGCGGCAGGACATGTACTACGGCGCCACCATCCCCTGCGGCAGCATGGACCCCAGCAAGGGGTACATGTCCGGCATGGGGTACGCGCTGTCGTGGGACCTGGTGGAGTGGCTCGCCGGGGCGGAGGAGGTGACCAAGGGCCGCATCGTCGGGACGGAGGACAAGATGACCGGCGAGTGGCTGAGGCTCggcggcaagggcaagaacaggtTCAACGCCAAGCCGGCAATGTACGACTACCCGCTGCCGGTGCCCATAGACAGTTGCTCCCACGCGTTCGTGCCGGACACCATCGCCGTGCACCGTCTCAAGGATAACCCCAGGTGGGCGCACGCGCTCGATTACTTCAACTTCACCGCGGGGCTCAAGTCATCCAAGTTCTACAAGTTCGACGCCTAG